In Saccharomyces paradoxus chromosome IV, complete sequence, the DNA window CCTTAATAAAAAGTCGCGCTAGCAACAGtaacttctttttccttgcAAGAAAGGGGTCCCTGTTCCTGCATTGACCATCGTAGAGATGCATTGCTATTCAGCCCCAACCGCATGCCTGGCAAAACGACTTCTAACGTTTTTCCCCTACTTCCGTAATCTCTTATCTTATTTCCCTGGCCCGAGATACATCGAACAAAGAATTTAATCGGCTCCTATGTGAAAAACCGCGATACTTACCACAAAGGGCAAAAATTATCgaaaaaattctatttCCGTGCTTGGCTATATTACGCATTACCGACTCAACAGTGACTACCTGCCCTGCACGCTTCTTCCGCTTCGCTTCTTCCTCCACCTCGAAATCAGAACATATACATGAGAGAGACATAGACGCTTCATCGGACCCCTTtcataaataaaaagcCTCGAACAATAGACCTCCGGTTAATTTTTATATCACATCTGccattcatttttttttacttaaCGCTAAGATATTCGCTTGTGAAATTAAAGAGCAGATCAGGAATAGCATCAATAGTTTAAACAATCAAGTTGCACAGAAActactatatatatatatggaaATATCCCGAATACTGCTTGTATGAACTATAGCCAAGACTGCCTGCGACagagagaagaaaatactCATCTAGAGCCTGGAAATGACTTCAGTCACCACCACAGTGGGGATTGTGCCATAGATCATATCATGCCACACCACAACGCATATACAGAATCTGCGAATGACACAGAGGCAAAATCCATAGTGATGTGCGATGACGCTAATGCGTACCGAATCTCCTACGTGAATAATGAGCCAGCAGGAGATGGTGCAATAGAAACCACGTCCATTCTGCTGTCACAACCGCTGCCGCTGCGATCAAATGTGATGTCCGTCTTGGTAGGCATATTCGTTGCCGTGGGAGGGTTTTTGTTTGGGTACGATACCGGACTTATCAACAGTATCACGGATATGCCGTATGTTAAAACATACATTGCTCCGAACCATTCATATTTCACCACTAGCCAAATAGCCATGCTCGTATCATTTCTTTCCCTAGGAACATTTTTCGGTGCGTTGATTGCTCCCTATATCTCAGATTCATATGGTAGGAAACCAACAATCATGCTTAGTACCgctattattttttccatagGAAACTCCTTACAGGTGGCGTCTAGTGGCCTAGTGCTATTAATCGTTGGAAGAGTGATATCTGGTATTGGTATTGGGATAATCTCTGCTGTAGTTCCCCTTTACCAGGCTGAAGCTGCACAAAAGAACCTTAGAGGTGCCATTATTTCCAGTTATCAGTGGGCTATCACTATTGGGCTACTTGTGTCCAGTGCGGTATCGCAAGGCACTCACTCCAAGAGTGGCCCGTCTTCATATAGAATACCGATTGGTTTACAGTACGTTTGGTCAAGTATTTTAGCCGTGGGCATGATATTCCTTCCAGAGAGCCCACGATATTATGTCTTGAAGGATGAGCTCAATAAAGCCGCCAAATCGTTATCGTTTTTGAGAGGGCTCCCGGTCGAAGATCCAAGGCTCTTAGAAGAGCTTGTAGAAATCAAAGCCACCTACGATTATGAAGCATCGTTCGGGCCGTCAACGCTTTTGGATTGTTTCAAGACAAGTGAAAATAGGCCCAAACAGATTTTGCGAATATTCACTGGTATCGCCATTCAAGCTTTCCAACAGGCTTCTGGTATaaatttcatattctaTTACGGagttaatttttttaacaaCACAGGGGTGGATAACTCTTACTTGGTTTCTTTTATCAGCTATGCTGTCAACGTTGCCTTCTGCATACCCGGTATGTATTTAGTGGATCGAATTGGTAGAAGACCAGTCCTTCTTACTGGCGGTGTCGTAATGGCAATGGCAAATTTAGTCATTGCCATCGTTGGTGTTTCCGAAGGGAAGACCGTGGTGGCGAGCAAAATTATGATTGCGTTTATATGCCTTTTCATTGCTGCATTTTCGGCTACATGGGGTGGTGTCGTGTGGGTAGTATCTGCTGAATTGTACCCGCTTGGTGTCAGGTCAAAATGTGCCGCCATATGTGCTGCTGCAAATTGGTTGGTTAATTTCATTTGTGCCCTGATTACACCTTACATTGTTGACGTTGGATCACACACGTCTTCAATGGGGcccaagatttttttcatttgggGCGGTTTGAATGTCGTGGccgttattgttgtttatTTCGCTGTCTACGAAACAAGAGGGTTGACTCTGGAAGAGATCGACGAGCTATTTAGAAAGGCTCCAAATAGTGTCATTTCCAGTAAATGGAACGAAAAAATACGGAAAAGGTGCTTGGCACTTCCCATTTCACAACAAATAGAGATGAAAACTAATATCAAGAACGCTAATAAACtagaaaacaacaatagtCCAACTTTAGGGGATGATAACCAAGATACACCCGATGTAGAAAGATTCTTGGCAGATCAAATACAGCCCAAAGATCATGTGATTATGGCGGATAGAGAAAATGGTGCTTTAGAGAACACCGCCAATGCGCCCCCCTTAACATCCATGGAGTTTAAACCCGTGGAACATCCGCCTGTAAATTACGTGGACTTAGGGAATGGTTTAGGTCTAAATACATATAATAGAGGCCCTCCTTCTATCATTTCTGACTCTACTGACGAGTTTTATGGGGAAAATGATTCTCCTAATTGCAATAATAGCACTGAACGAAACGGAGCTAACAGCATCAATACATACATGGCTCAACTAATCAATAGTCCATCCACAACAAGCAACGATACAGCTTTCTCTCAGTCACACAATAGCAATGCAAGAATATCGTCTAATTGGACAAATGATCTTGCTAGCAAGCACAGCCAATACACTCCCCCTCAATCATAACCTACAGCATCTTACGATCCCTCGAGGTCTTATAAATTGTTCTATATAGATTATTCTTGTATACGTACTTttgagtttctttttaacATTCCAACATGATAGacatagaagaaaaagaattataGATAACACCTACCTTATTACTGACAATGGCCGAGGCACTTGATTTTCCTCATTAGTTCATTGTTAAGTGCTGAAAGTAAGAAAGAACCAAACAATTTCAGCAGAACTGCATTTATTACCCGGTTGAAATTACATCATGTAGTACGTCAACGAGCTATGATTTCCTAAATTACCGGGTTCTTCATGCGGCCAGTTGTTGTTCGATCTTGCACCTCCACCTACTCCTTTTGAATAGTACACATATACGCTTACAGGAGATCGGACGTATGCGATTATTGTTGCCTTGATACCCGTTATCGGTTGAACTGTTCTAGCTCTTTTTATTCCTTTTCTTAATAATCGTTGAATTCTTCGGGAGACTTTCTACGCAGACTCAAGTTGGAATAGGCTTAAGATAAGGCAGTCACTTTGTATGTAACGAGTTTCATTAGAAGGGATAAACCGACAACATTATCTGATACAACGTGATATATTTCACTGAGAAGGAAGAACCCTCTTCATTGAAAGGTGGGATGATCTCCTGACGAGTACCCCCTTTATTTGATCAGTAAAGTCATTTCTGATATTCCAATAAGGCCTTGTCTTTCTAGTTTTGGGGAGTCAAGCAGTGCAGCCCTAATGTTTTTCGAATGAAGATAAGTGGTTGGCATACATAGTCCACGGAAGATCTTCTTGGTGGCGTCCCTGAGCccaaaaatttccttttttttaagcaGTTGTTACTAACATGAGCCAGTCAATAAAcatagaaaaagaaaagatttaaaatttcgtaaagaaaaaaagatgggTCTATATGCTTCTAAGTTATTCAGCAACCTTTTTGGTAACAAAGAAATGCGTATACTTATGGTGGGTCTAGACGGTGCTGGTAAGACCACCGTTTTATACAAGTTGAAGTTGGGTGAAGTTATCACCACCATTCCAACGATTGGTTTCAACGTTGAAACTGTCCAATATAAGAACATTTCATTCACTGTCTGGGACGTCGGTGGACAAGACAGGATTAGATCATTATGGAGACACTACTACAGAAACACCGAAGGTGTTATTTTTGTCATCGACTCCAATGATAGATCGCGTATTGGTGAAGCTAGAGAGGTCATGCAAAGAATGTTgaatgaagatgaattgAGAAATGCTGTCTGGTTAGTCTTCGCTAACAAACAAGATTTGCCAGAAGCCATGTCTGCCGCTGAAATCACCGAAAAATTAGGTTTACATTCCATCAGAAACCGTCCATGGTTTATCCAGTCCACTTGTGCTACCTCAGGTGAAGGTCTGTACGAAGGTCTCGAATGGTTAAGCAACaacttgaaaaatcaatCCTGATCTAAGTCTGTATAGTAAGTTTAGTCATGCGGACCGTGTGTGTTTTGTTTCTAgattgtttttatttttataattgTTAAAGATATAAACCACTGTATAGTTGTATAAGataggataatgaaggTGCACTGAAAATAAACTTACTAGCACTTTAATACTGAAGGGTTTGCCTCTTGTAATGAACGACATGGATGACACTCGGAATTGTGGTACTGtgagaaaaatgaagtaaGGAGGCCTGTTTTGAACCCGTACATTTTAGACTCTATCATTGCATCTTTGGTATGTGTTGCCGCACAAAGACGAACGCAAAGCCTGGTATATCTTACGAAGTTTTCAATACGGGTACAGCACCCAAACATTtgcagtttttttttcatgtcAATTGTGAAAGTTTACTGAAGATGAGGGTAAATAGTGGCCTGCAATCATTATCATATCAGACAAGGATATATTAAAAATCTGTTCACATCTCTTTCAGAGGGTTTGTTAGTACAGTGAGAACACGATAAACACCAGATAGGACTAAAAATGGTATGTAAAGATTAATATACGTGAAATCGACGTGATATAATGTGTTATGGAATAAATATGCATCTTCCAATGTCAACAGGACACATAATAAAGCGGtctaatgaaaaatcaCAAGAAGGCTATTGCTGCACTTTGCAGGTGTGTACATCCAACAGATCTTATCTCCTACAAATTGGTAACAGAAATCTGTAAGTTTATGAAACTTATTTAATATAGTggttttccaaaatataatatacgCCTATTAAGAAACACTGGAAATACATGTGAactattctttttcaagtaACACATTGGACAGAATGCACTAGCCCACACAAGGATCTACAAAATTCGGAAGTCCTGCTGATAAAACAGACAGTTTTACTAACAGCAACAAtgattttcatttctaTTTTCCTATCAACAGGCCGGCGTTAAAGCTTACGAACTAAGAACCAAATCGAAGGAACAATTGGCTTCTCAATTGGTTGACTTGAAGAAGGAGTTGGCTGAATTAAAGGTCCAAAAGTTGTCCAGACCATCTTTGCCAAAGATCAAGACTGTCAGAAAGAGTATCGCCTGTGTCTTGACCGTCATCAACGAACAACAAAGAGAAGCTGTTAGACAATTATACAAGGGTAAGAAGTACCAACCAAAGGACTTGAGAGCCAAGAAGACCAGAGCTTTGAGAAGAGCTTTGACCAAATTCGAAGCTTCCCAAGTTACcgaaaagcaaagaaagaagcaAATCGCTTTCCCACAAAGAAAGTACGCTATCAAGGCctaattctttcattagATTATCATTTtaatatttgatttttggATATAGTTtaattttgtattttttaagAACACCAAACGGcaatttattttattagTGATCTATTAACTAAATCAATATACTACATTAAATATATGTTTTgccatctttatttttgtagGATCAGACGTCATTGAGCTGTCAGGAGCCCTACCCCTATACCTCAATTTGGaataacgaaaaaaaaaagtaagaGAATAGGAAAGTCATATTCTTCTATACGTAGATATAGGTATGCTCTTGTTTATACAGGCCATATCTACACTGTTCGTTCCAAGAAGCTATCATTTTTTGACAATTTCCACCCCCCAATTTAAAGTCAAATGGTTAGTTTTATCGTCATCAATGAATTTCGATACGGCACTGTAGTTGCCTCTTGCTAAGAACCCACTAGGAGCCTCACTTTCCGGTAGCTCCACCTCATAAAATGGTTTGGTCTTGGTATTAGGAGCATAAGATCCCAAGTGATCGTCTATTTTGTCAACAGCAATGCCCGCTTTCTTGATATATTGGACATATCGTAACCCCGTGATAATTTCATGTTGAACTTTGAACACAATCTTCAACTTGTAAatagaattttctttaattttatATCTTTTGGATGCCAGTTCTTTGATTGTCTTTTCGTTGGTAAGATCAAATGTGATGGGATTTGGTTCTGTGTTGACTAATagttgaattttttgaacaaccACTTTCCTTTTGTCACCGGGAAATTCCAACGGTAAAATGTCAGAACTTAGACCCAAAGACTCTTTCCATTTCGCCAATGATTCATCTTCGGCATCCAGGTTTTTGTATTCATCAACGGTTTTTTTGGCTGAAACTTTATATTGATCGTTGTTTCTCTCCTCTTCGAATTGACTAAAATCAGTAGTTTCTTCGGCCATTATTCAGTTTTTCTCCACTAAAAAAGTTCAATACTCGAGATATTTGTATGGgtagaaaaagaatggaaGTAGTACAAACAGCTTGAAGCATGAAAGTCCTTTCTAGTCAATCTTTATATTACTTCCTTGATCTATCGCGAAAATTAAACGATCGCGTTAGAGAACCGTTTCACCCGGAGTAATGATCAGAATGATTAAAGCGTTGggagaggaaaaaaaggccTCGTATTGATTGATATATTTGAAGCATATTAAGGAAACAAAATTGGCAGGACAATTCGCAGTTTATTCTGGCTCGATGTGTAATTAACTATGATAATggtaaaagagaaaagcgaatatatatatctatatagatgcatatatgtatacatACTCATAAAAAGTAATCTGGCGTCTTTCTGCTGACGCTAGGTTCACCGGGTCTTACGGATGGGTCGTACTGCAAGAATTGTCTATTATGATTTTCGTCCACTTCCATGATGGCTGCTTGATTACCACATCTATAGCAGTAATTTGGAGCACTGAAAATGGTGACAACATTTTGCTGGTGAGACCAAGCGTAGCCTTCCATTACCAATTGGTGAGCTCTTGCTATTAGTGATAGATCGTTGGTGTGATTGAATTGCTCACTGACGTCCTGTCCAAAAGTGAAGCCTGCACCTCTGGGACTGATTCCCCATCCACCTCTATCATCAGGATCAGACCATAGAAGATCGCACATGGGTCCTTCGTGAGGCACTTCCTGTATTCTGTTCAACTCTCTGACCTGGTCTATGGTCTCTATCATGGGTGAAAGACCCCCATGCAGACagaatattttattatctaCTAATGCTGTGATAGGAAAATAATCAAAAAGATCCGTGAACATTTTCCACACGTTTGCGCTGCCGTACTTTCTCAAACATTCGTCATAAAACCCGTATACCTGGGTAATTTGCCTAGATTCGTGATTGCCCCTCAGTATCGTGATTCTATGTGGGTATCTGACTTTCATGGCGACCAGGTAGGACACGGTCTCAACAGAATAATATCCTCTATCCACGTAATCACCCATGAAAAGGTAGTTGGTGTCGGGGCAAGGACCgccaattttgaaaagttctaACAAGTCGTGAAATTGACCATGTACGTCACCACAAATGGTTACAGGCACATTGATTGGTTTGACGTTTTCCTCAAACTGCAACACGTCCACTGCCATCTTACATAGCCGAGCTACGTCGTCTTCTGACAATGGCTCGCATTTTCCCAAATGCTCAATCCATTGATCAAGCTGATTTATATTTGTATTGGTTAGTTCTAGCGGTTTGGAGGATTTATGGTCTGCTATACCCGAGGAACCTGGTTTTAAGTCCTCAATTGAGAATTCTTCTCCATTATTATCTGTTGAACTGTTGTTGATATCCATATCTTCAGATACTGTGGGAGTCAGCTGTTCGGTGACAGCATCTTGCATAGGCACATCTAAGTCTGtatccatttttcttttttgtttctttgttgtATGCGATGATTtatatctttcttttccactATCAACTAAATAGGGGCAAAATAATTagtgtttcttttctttgactttattttcaaaaaatgcaaCCAGTAAAATTCACAGTTTAAAATCGTATAATACTTCTATTCAACTTGAGCTTATGAAACGCTTTCTTTGTTACTGGTAAGGAAAGAAACTAGGGGAAGATGAGTGAAAAAAGAGCAATCCAATGGCTGTATTTCTaagaagtagaagaaaTCCTGTTTATATCGCGTCGACTGAAATGTTTTATTTCACACTACAAATAATTGGAGTATGTCTATATCAAAATAGATGAAAGTGCAGTGTCTTATTCAGTAATTATCTCCTTTATTGTGAAACAGTGCGTCAAAAGAACTTGTGACAAAAAACTGCTAAAAAAGGAATACGGAACTAAGGTAATCCGGAAAATTATCTATAGTATTATGAATTAGTCAATTAAAATAGCTGAAATCTTTCAAGCACCACAGTAAGATTTATTATCAGACTCCCATTCACAGATATTCCATTTTCcgttcattttttcactttttgatttcatccTTAAAACCCGTCCGGTTCATCACATTGTACGTTGGAGAAACTTTAAAATAAGTTAAAGGGTAATAATAGTGCTAAACTATTAGAATAACAGCAATAGTACAGAGTGCGATAACAGCGATTGAATTGCCatataaaatcaaaatgcTTCACTTTATTCTAttaatgatattttattagagaagaaattatgTAATATTTAGATACTAAATATAAAGTAGATCCCCGCCTAAAATATTCTTAACAAAATTATATTTTCGAAAGGATGACGGTCCAATCAAGGGATTGTATAAGAGAAATTATTGTGCGAAATCAATTTTACTTGATCTGGACTTAAAGATTTACTCACATCCCGCTTATTTGGATCTAGCTCTCACCTTCCGTCTCTTTCTCTTAAGTCTTCTagttctcttctttctccaCTTAGCTCTCATTTGGAATTAAGTCGATATGGCTATCTTAGAAGTGAAATAAACcttaaaataaaagcaaGAGATattaacaaaaacaaactaCAAAGCCAAAGGAAGCAAGAAGTAAAATAATATCGATGGATAACGAATATTTAACATTCAAAAGTATTATACATGTTGGCTCcc includes these proteins:
- the ARF2 gene encoding Arf family GTPase ARF2 (ADP-ribosylation factor~similar to YDL137W) is translated as MGLYASKLFSNLFGNKEMRILMVGLDGAGKTTVLYKLKLGEVITTIPTIGFNVETVQYKNISFTVWDVGGQDRIRSLWRHYYRNTEGVIFVIDSNDRSRIGEAREVMQRMLNEDELRNAVWLVFANKQDLPEAMSAAEITEKLGLHSIRNRPWFIQSTCATSGEGLYEGLEWLSNNLKNQS
- the PPH21 gene encoding phosphoprotein phosphatase 2A catalytic subunit PPH21 (Catalytic subunit of protein phosphatase 2A (PP2A)~similar to YDL134C), with protein sequence MDTDLDVPMQDAVTEQLTPTVSEDMDINNSSTDNNGEEFSIEDLKPGSSGIADHKSSKPLELTNTNINQLDQWIEHLGKCEPLSEDDVARLCKMAVDVLQFEENVKPINVPVTICGDVHGQFHDLLELFKIGGPCPDTNYLFMGDYVDRGYYSVETVSYLVAMKVRYPHRITILRGNHESRQITQVYGFYDECLRKYGSANVWKMFTDLFDYFPITALVDNKIFCLHGGLSPMIETIDQVRELNRIQEVPHEGPMCDLLWSDPDDRGGWGISPRGAGFTFGQDVSEQFNHTNDLSLIARAHQLVMEGYAWSHQQNVVTIFSAPNYCYRCGNQAAIMEVDENHNRQFLQYDPSVRPGEPSVSRKTPDYFL
- the RDI1 gene encoding Rdi1p (Rho GDP dissociation inhibitor~similar to YDL135C) translates to MAEETTDFSQFEEERNNDQYKVSAKKTVDEYKNLDAEDESLAKWKESLGLSSDILPLEFPGDKRKVVVQKIQLLVNTEPNPITFDLTNEKTIKELASKRYKIKENSIYKLKIVFKVQHEIITGLRYVQYIKKAGIAVDKIDDHLGSYAPNTKTKPFYEVELPESEAPSGFLARGNYSAVSKFIDDDKTNHLTLNWGVEIVKK
- the RGT2 gene encoding glucose sensor (Plasma membrane high glucose sensor that regulates glucose transport~similar to YDL138W); translation: MNYSQDCLRQREENTHLEPGNDFSHHHSGDCAIDHIMPHHNAYTESANDTEAKSIVMCDDANAYRISYVNNEPAGDGAIETTSILLSQPLPLRSNVMSVLVGIFVAVGGFLFGYDTGLINSITDMPYVKTYIAPNHSYFTTSQIAMLVSFLSLGTFFGALIAPYISDSYGRKPTIMLSTAIIFSIGNSLQVASSGLVLLIVGRVISGIGIGIISAVVPLYQAEAAQKNLRGAIISSYQWAITIGLLVSSAVSQGTHSKSGPSSYRIPIGLQYVWSSILAVGMIFLPESPRYYVLKDELNKAAKSLSFLRGLPVEDPRLLEELVEIKATYDYEASFGPSTLLDCFKTSENRPKQILRIFTGIAIQAFQQASGINFIFYYGVNFFNNTGVDNSYLVSFISYAVNVAFCIPGMYLVDRIGRRPVLLTGGVVMAMANLVIAIVGVSEGKTVVASKIMIAFICLFIAAFSATWGGVVWVVSAELYPLGVRSKCAAICAAANWLVNFICALITPYIVDVGSHTSSMGPKIFFIWGGLNVVAVIVVYFAVYETRGLTLEEIDELFRKAPNSVISSKWNEKIRKRCLALPISQQIEMKTNIKNANKLENNNSPTLGDDNQDTPDVERFLADQIQPKDHVIMADRENGALENTANAPPLTSMEFKPVEHPPVNYVDLGNGLGLNTYNRGPPSIISDSTDEFYGENDSPNCNNSTERNGANSINTYMAQLINSPSTTSNDTAFSQSHNSNARISSNWTNDLASKHSQYTPPQS